In the Magnolia sinica isolate HGM2019 chromosome 15, MsV1, whole genome shotgun sequence genome, one interval contains:
- the LOC131226744 gene encoding pentatricopeptide repeat-containing protein At1g80270, mitochondrial-like produces MWALRRASKSIRCHGYRVGAPRACCAKPDVLSDDLQHGLGNHERGQFIAIRYLLPKSFLCVPSVPAKFFVGSRNLSSKAGARSSGDEDDLEEGFSELETPPDVHGVGENHENEVCVDELVSEPKLSDDESEDSLLEPAHNELDLSDDETGMNGGNESQKSATCPLFEIVAGAPFQSIHIALDKWVTEGNTVDHDEILNAMYSLRKHRIFGKALKLMEWVVANNRLDLTEHDYASLVDLIAKVHGLYSAEKYIEMRVPKSFQGEVIYRTLLANCVTAQNRKKTEEVFNKMRVLGFPLTDFSYNQLFLLYKQYDRKKIGDVLLLMEKENVKPNLFTYRLLIDIKGRAKDIAGMEQVLDAMKAEGVRPNASIQAAVAGHYIFKGHYEKAEAVLKELEGGDLEANRAMCCKLLPLYAALGKVDEVGRVWKACEVSPRLEECVAAIMAWGKVGHVEKAEAVFEMIIKTWKKVTSKHYPTLLRIYADHKMLAKGKDLVKRMLDNGIRLGPLTWTAIVKLYADCGEVEKADSILQKVAQQTVAKPMYGSYITLLDKYAEKGDIHNAEKIFHRLRQHGYVGRIQPYQFLLQAYINAKTPVYGFRERIKADGIVPNKTVAAQLAKIDPFMKSPNLNFLD; encoded by the exons GTGTCATGGTTATCGTGTAGGAGCTCCTCGAGCTTGTTGTGCTAAACCTGATGTACTAAGTGATGATTTGCAACATGGATTGGGTAATCACGAGCGTGGCCAATTTATAGCCATTAGATACCTTTTGCCAAAGAGTTTTCTATGTGTCCCATCTGTCCCTGCAAAGTTCTTTGTGGGGAGTCGAAATCTTTCTTCAAAGGCTGGAGCCAGGAGCAGCGGCGACGAAGATGACTTGGAGGAGGGATTTTCTGAGCTAGAAACGCCTCCAGATGTTCATGGTGTTGGAGAAAATCATGAGAATGAAGTGTGTGTTGATGAATTGGTCTCTGAACCCAAGCTTTCTGATGATGAATCGGAAGATAGTTTATTGGAACCTGCTCATAATGAACTTGATTTGTCGGATGATGAAACGGGTATGAATGGTGGCAACGAATCACAAAAGAGTGCAACTTGCCCATTATTTGAGATCGTCGCCGGTGCTCctttccaatccattcatattgCTCTTGATAAGTGGGTCACTGAAGGTAATACGGTGGACCATGATGAGATCTTGAATGCCATGTATAGTCTTCGGAAGCACCGGATTTTTGGTAAGGCCTTGAAG CTCATGGAGTGGGTCGTAGCAAATAACCGTCTCGATCTAACCGAGCATGATTATGCTTCTCTTGTTGATTTGATCGCTAAGGTCCATGGCCTCTACAGTGCTGAAAAGTACATTGAGATGAGAGTCCCAAAATCCTTCCAAGGGGAAGTAATCTACCGAACCCTCTTAGCGAACTGTGTGACTGCCCAGAACCGCAAGAAAACTGAGGAAGTGTTTAACAAGATGAGGGTTTTGGGTTTCCCCTTAACGGATTTCTCTTATAACCAATTGTTTTTGCTCTATAAGCAGTATGACCGTAAGAAAATAGGGGATGTTCTATTGCTGATGGAGAAGGAGAATGTAAAGCCGAACCTGTTCACTTACCGGCTTTTGATCGACATCAAAGGTCGTGCGAAAGATATAGCGGGCATGGAGCAGGTTCTCGATGCCATGAAAGCTGAAGGAGTCAGACCCAACGCATCGATCCAAGCTGCTGTGGCAGGGCACTACATTTTCAAGGGGCACTACGAGAAAGCGGAGGCAGTCTTGAAGGAGCTCGAGGGGGGTGATCTTGAGGCGAACCGTGCAATGTGCTGCAAATTGCTCCCTCTTTATGCAGCCCTTGGTAAGGTGGACGAGGTGGGGAGGGTTTGGAAGGCTTGCGAGGTGAGCCCACGGCTGGAAGAGTGCGTGGCGGCCATCATGGCTTGGGGTAAGGTGGGGCATGTAGAGAAGGCAGAGGCAGTTTTTGAGATGATCATCAAGACATGGAAGAAAGTGACCAGCAAGCATTACCCCACCCTTCTGAGGATCTACGCAGATCATAAGATGCTGGCCAAGGGGAAGGATCTGGTGAAGCGGATGTTGGACAATGGGATCCGGCTGGGCCCACTCACATGGACTGCAATTGTCAAGCTGTACGCGGATTGCGGGGAAGTGGAGAAGGCGGATTCGATCTTGCAAAAGGTGGCCCAACAAACCGTTGCGAAGCCTATGTATGGATCGTACATCACCTTGTTGGATAAGTACGCAGAGAAGGGTGACATCCACAATGCCGAGAAGATATTTCACAGGCTGAGGCAGCACGGCTACGTGGGTCGGATACAACCGTATCAGTTCCTCCTTCAGGCATATATAAATGCAAAGACGCCGGTTTATGGATTTAGGGAGAGGATTAAGGCAGACGGGATTGTCCCAAATAAGACAGTGGCGGCCCAGCTGGCGAAGATCGACCCATTCATGAAGTCACCGAATTTGAATTTTCTTGACTGA